Proteins from a single region of Amycolatopsis sp. CA-230715:
- a CDS encoding histone-like nucleoid-structuring protein Lsr2 codes for MAQQVRVEMVDDIDGSEASQTVPFSLDGVSYEIDLSEDNAVNLREELAPYVAAARRIGGRKSGPSASRSSDPARRERNREIRAWAQDNGYDLAERGRLASEVIEAFEAAQREAAEESAKPARKRAPRKRAAKKDSAA; via the coding sequence ATGGCGCAGCAGGTACGTGTGGAGATGGTCGACGACATCGATGGCAGCGAAGCGAGCCAGACGGTGCCGTTCAGTCTCGACGGTGTGAGCTATGAAATCGACCTCTCCGAGGACAACGCGGTGAACCTGCGCGAGGAGCTGGCGCCCTACGTGGCGGCGGCGCGGCGCATCGGTGGCCGCAAGTCCGGCCCCTCGGCTTCGCGGTCGTCCGACCCCGCCCGCCGGGAGCGCAACCGCGAGATCCGCGCGTGGGCGCAGGACAACGGATACGACCTCGCCGAGCGCGGCCGCCTCGCCTCCGAGGTGATCGAGGCGTTCGAGGCCGCGCAGCGCGAGGCCGCGGAGGAGAGCGCGAAGCCCGCGCGCAAGCGCGCGCCGCGGAAGCGGGCGGCGAAGAAGGATTCCGCAGCCTGA
- a CDS encoding haloacid dehalogenase-like hydrolase: MLKKTWVIAAAVLFTSALTTAPATAADTVARPCPQLRLSDNWYGGNAEKIQRVIDERGRCGGHHGTRPVAVFDWDNTVVKNDTSDQTIFWMLRHDKVLQPRGADWRTTSRYMTDEGANALRDACGTDTKPGTPLPTSRNVRCADELLSVRKNAKTTGGAEVFDGTHNHRYMEASYAWVAQLNAGYRPWEARAIAAAARLDALRAPIGATQRVGSHTETAWIRYYPEIKDLIRTLDKAGFETWVVSASPRETAEVWAAGVGVPPSRTIGITSLTTNGRFNGHLAGCGGIADGEDSIMPYIDGKRCFINKTVLGIEGAAQLDPAPEARRQALAGGDATTDITMLGDATGVRIALNRNKDELMCRAYDNADGKWAVNPMFIQPLPALARTYPCSTTAYENADGSHAPVRRADGSVIPDQRDTVHG, encoded by the coding sequence GTGCTGAAGAAGACCTGGGTGATCGCGGCGGCCGTTCTGTTCACGAGCGCGCTCACGACGGCGCCCGCGACGGCGGCGGACACCGTCGCGCGGCCCTGCCCGCAACTGCGGCTGTCCGACAACTGGTACGGCGGCAACGCCGAGAAGATCCAGCGCGTGATCGACGAGCGCGGCCGGTGCGGCGGGCACCACGGCACGCGCCCCGTCGCCGTGTTCGACTGGGACAACACGGTGGTCAAGAACGACACCTCGGACCAGACGATCTTCTGGATGCTGCGGCACGACAAGGTGCTCCAGCCGCGCGGTGCCGACTGGCGCACGACGAGCCGGTACATGACCGACGAGGGCGCGAACGCGCTCCGCGACGCCTGCGGCACGGACACGAAACCGGGCACTCCCCTGCCGACGAGCCGGAACGTCCGCTGCGCCGACGAACTGCTTTCGGTGCGCAAGAACGCCAAGACCACCGGTGGCGCCGAGGTGTTCGACGGCACGCACAACCACCGGTACATGGAAGCGAGCTACGCGTGGGTCGCCCAGCTCAACGCGGGCTACCGGCCGTGGGAGGCGCGCGCGATCGCCGCCGCGGCGCGGCTCGACGCGTTGCGCGCGCCGATCGGCGCCACCCAGCGCGTCGGCTCCCACACCGAGACCGCGTGGATCCGGTACTACCCGGAGATCAAGGACCTCATCCGCACGCTCGACAAGGCCGGGTTCGAAACCTGGGTCGTTTCGGCGTCACCGCGGGAAACCGCCGAGGTGTGGGCGGCGGGCGTCGGCGTGCCGCCCAGCCGCACGATCGGAATCACTTCGCTGACCACGAACGGCCGTTTCAACGGCCACCTCGCGGGCTGCGGCGGGATCGCCGACGGCGAGGACTCGATCATGCCCTACATCGACGGCAAGCGGTGCTTCATCAACAAGACCGTGCTCGGTATCGAAGGCGCGGCGCAGCTGGACCCGGCGCCCGAAGCCCGGCGACAGGCGCTCGCCGGCGGCGACGCCACCACGGACATCACCATGCTCGGCGACGCCACCGGGGTGCGGATCGCGCTCAACCGCAACAAGGACGAGCTGATGTGCCGAGCCTACGACAACGCGGACGGCAAGTGGGCGGTCAACCCGATGTTCATCCAGCCACTGCCCGCGCTGGCTCGCACCTACCCGTGCTCGACGACGGCCTACGAAAACGCCGACGGCTCGCACGCGCCGGTGCGCCGCGCCGACGGCTCGGTGATCCCGGACCAGCGAGACACCGTGCACGGCTGA
- a CDS encoding NtaA/DmoA family FMN-dependent monooxygenase (This protein belongs to a clade of FMN-dependent monooxygenases, within a broader family of flavin-dependent oxidoreductases, the luciferase-like monooxygenase (LMM) family, some of whose members use coenzyme F420 rather than FMN.) — translation MKQIHLAAHFPGVNNTTVWSDPAAGSHIEFSSFAHLARTAERAKFDFFFLAEGLRLREQGGEIYDLDVVGRPDTFTVLAALAAVTERLGLAGTINSTFNEPYEVARQFASLDHLSEGRAAWNVVTSWDAFTGENFRRGGFLPEDQRYERAETFLRTAGELFDSWRAGDVLADKESGVFVRDANAGAFSHHDNHFDISGRFSVPRSPQGRPVILQAGDSENGREFAASSADAIFTRHGTLEAGQAFYRDVKGRLARYGRTPEQLVVLPAATFVLGDTDADAHERADVVRRQQVSGQTAIKTLEQLWNRDLSAYDPDGPLPEIDPDPGEHTIAKGRASVRQFRDPVATAREWRELAKAKNLSIRDLMIETGSRQTFIGSPETVARTMNELVQADASDGFVLVPHVTPGGLDEFADKVIPLLLERGVFRTEYTGTTLRDHLGLDTR, via the coding sequence ATGAAGCAGATCCACCTCGCCGCGCACTTCCCCGGCGTCAACAACACGACCGTCTGGAGCGATCCGGCGGCGGGCAGCCACATCGAGTTCAGTTCGTTCGCCCACCTCGCGCGGACCGCGGAGCGCGCGAAGTTCGACTTCTTCTTCCTCGCCGAAGGATTGCGGCTGCGCGAGCAGGGCGGCGAGATCTACGACCTGGACGTGGTCGGCAGGCCCGACACCTTCACCGTGCTCGCGGCGCTCGCGGCGGTCACCGAGCGGCTCGGCCTGGCCGGCACGATCAACTCGACGTTCAACGAACCCTACGAGGTGGCAAGGCAGTTCGCCTCGCTCGACCACCTCTCCGAGGGCAGGGCCGCGTGGAACGTGGTGACCTCGTGGGACGCCTTCACCGGCGAGAACTTCCGCCGCGGCGGGTTCCTTCCGGAGGACCAGCGCTACGAGCGCGCCGAGACGTTCCTGCGCACGGCGGGCGAGCTCTTCGATTCGTGGCGTGCGGGCGATGTCTTGGCGGACAAGGAAAGCGGCGTGTTCGTGCGCGATGCGAACGCGGGCGCGTTCTCGCACCACGACAACCACTTCGATATCTCGGGCCGGTTCTCGGTACCGCGGAGCCCGCAGGGGCGACCGGTCATCCTGCAGGCCGGTGATTCCGAAAACGGCCGCGAGTTCGCGGCGTCGTCGGCGGACGCGATCTTCACCCGCCACGGCACCCTCGAAGCGGGGCAGGCGTTCTACCGCGACGTCAAGGGCAGGCTCGCGCGGTACGGACGCACACCGGAGCAGCTGGTGGTGCTGCCCGCGGCCACGTTCGTGCTCGGGGACACCGACGCGGACGCGCATGAACGGGCGGACGTGGTCCGGCGTCAGCAGGTCAGCGGTCAGACCGCGATCAAGACGCTCGAACAGCTGTGGAACCGGGACCTGTCCGCCTACGACCCGGACGGCCCGCTGCCGGAGATCGACCCCGATCCCGGTGAGCACACGATCGCCAAGGGCAGGGCGAGCGTGCGCCAGTTCCGCGATCCGGTAGCGACCGCGCGCGAGTGGCGCGAACTGGCCAAGGCCAAGAACCTCTCGATCCGCGACCTGATGATCGAGACCGGTTCGCGCCAGACGTTCATCGGCTCGCCGGAGACCGTCGCGCGCACGATGAACGAGCTGGTGCAGGCCGACGCGAGCGACGGGTTCGTCCTCGTCCCGCACGTCACCCCTGGCGGGCTCGACGAGTTCGCCGACAAGGTGATCCCGCTGCTGCTGGAACGCGGTGTCTTCCGCACCGAGTACACCGGCACCACGCTGCGCGACCACCTCGGTCTCGACACGCGCTGA
- a CDS encoding LLM class flavin-dependent oxidoreductase, whose protein sequence is MAAVPHPHLAVALEGAGAHPAAWREPDAKPAELVTARYWADLVAEAESGLLDFVTLADSLGPPPDDTGRVHAALDAVLVAARIAPHTSRIGLVPSATATHTEPFHLSKAIATVDYVSEGRAGIQVQVSADPAEAAQFGRRRFPDEAAGLHDEAADYVEVLRGLWDSWEDGAEIRDVATGRFIDRDELHYLGFAGKWFSVKGPSITPRPPQGQPVVATAAVDDDSFRLAGRSADIAFVTPHDIDEIPAVVDRVRAEAAERTVLPIADLVVFLDETAATAADRKARLDERAELVTGTAVFTGTPAALAEHLLGWHRAGLAGFRLWPGALPHDLTAVTTGLVPELRVRDAFRETYEATTLRGLLGLDRPANRFAA, encoded by the coding sequence ATGGCAGCCGTACCGCACCCGCACCTCGCCGTCGCACTGGAGGGGGCGGGCGCCCACCCCGCGGCCTGGCGGGAGCCGGACGCGAAGCCGGCCGAACTGGTCACCGCGCGCTACTGGGCGGACCTGGTCGCCGAGGCGGAGTCCGGGCTGCTGGACTTCGTCACGTTGGCGGACTCACTCGGGCCGCCGCCGGACGACACCGGCCGCGTCCACGCCGCTCTCGACGCCGTACTGGTCGCGGCCCGGATCGCGCCGCACACCTCGCGCATCGGGCTGGTCCCATCCGCGACAGCGACGCACACCGAACCGTTCCACCTGTCGAAGGCGATCGCCACGGTCGACTACGTCAGCGAAGGAAGGGCGGGCATCCAGGTCCAGGTTTCCGCCGATCCCGCCGAAGCGGCGCAGTTCGGGCGGCGCCGGTTCCCCGACGAGGCGGCCGGTCTGCACGACGAGGCCGCCGACTACGTCGAAGTCCTGCGCGGCCTTTGGGACAGCTGGGAAGACGGCGCCGAGATCAGGGACGTGGCCACCGGCCGGTTCATCGACCGGGACGAGCTGCACTACCTCGGCTTCGCGGGAAAGTGGTTCAGCGTCAAGGGACCGTCCATCACGCCGCGCCCGCCGCAGGGGCAACCGGTGGTCGCGACCGCGGCCGTGGACGACGATTCGTTCCGCCTCGCCGGGCGTTCCGCGGACATCGCCTTCGTGACCCCGCACGACATCGACGAAATCCCGGCCGTCGTGGACCGCGTGCGCGCGGAAGCGGCGGAGCGGACCGTGCTCCCGATCGCCGATCTGGTCGTCTTCCTCGACGAGACGGCAGCGACCGCGGCCGATCGAAAGGCGCGTCTAGACGAGCGAGCCGAACTCGTCACCGGGACCGCGGTCTTCACCGGCACCCCGGCCGCACTGGCCGAGCACCTCCTCGGCTGGCACCGCGCCGGGCTCGCGGGTTTCCGGCTGTGGCCGGGCGCGCTCCCGCACGACCTGACCGCGGTCACCACCGGGCTGGTGCCCGAACTCCGCGTCCGCGACGCCTTCCGCGAGACCTACGAGGCGACCACCCTGCGGGGTCTGCTCGGCCTCGACCGGCCCGCGAACCGCTTTGCCGCCTGA
- a CDS encoding MerR family transcriptional regulator, protein MQIGELASIAGVSTRTVRHYHQRGLLPEPRRLANGYRHYGLREVVLLARIRRLTELGLTLDEVRDVLADERGRDLHEILADLDEDLARHETAIRDRRARLAELIERAATGALHADDPVSPETAALLGALDQPGAATSPMAVLERELVALLENVPGQQEVLAKMTEAAEDPEAVAKGLALHRRLDELSDAPVDDPRVPALAAEFAASMPPEIVALIADELSGSLETPFAAAILGSVSPAQAEVLRQTIRSLS, encoded by the coding sequence ATGCAGATCGGTGAACTCGCCTCGATCGCGGGCGTCAGCACCAGGACGGTCCGCCACTACCACCAGCGCGGGCTGCTCCCGGAACCCCGGCGCCTCGCGAACGGGTACCGGCACTACGGCCTCCGCGAGGTCGTGCTGCTCGCGCGGATCAGGCGGCTGACCGAACTCGGCCTGACCCTCGACGAGGTGCGCGACGTCCTCGCCGACGAACGGGGCCGGGACCTGCACGAAATACTGGCCGATCTCGACGAGGACCTGGCCAGGCACGAAACCGCGATCAGGGACCGGCGAGCGCGGCTCGCGGAGTTGATCGAACGCGCCGCGACGGGAGCGCTCCACGCGGACGACCCGGTCTCGCCGGAAACCGCGGCACTGCTCGGCGCGCTCGACCAACCGGGCGCGGCGACCTCGCCGATGGCCGTGCTGGAACGGGAACTCGTTGCCCTGCTGGAAAACGTGCCAGGACAACAGGAAGTGCTCGCGAAGATGACCGAGGCCGCCGAAGATCCCGAAGCCGTCGCCAAGGGATTGGCGCTGCACCGGCGGCTCGACGAACTGTCCGATGCGCCGGTCGACGACCCGCGCGTGCCCGCCCTCGCCGCCGAATTCGCGGCGAGCATGCCGCCGGAGATCGTCGCGCTGATCGCCGACGAACTGTCCGGCAGCCTCGAAACCCCGTTCGCCGCCGCGATCCTGGGTTCGGTTTCACCCGCGCAGGCGGAGGTCCTGCGCCAGACGATCCGGTCGCTGTCGTGA
- a CDS encoding polysaccharide lyase, with the protein MSQLVSRLRKSLLVLGATAGVAAGLTFTPGAAMTAPTPWTGTFSGFPSSSWQQSWGIDGRGQFGFDNLSTSGGTLDVKYGKGSSAPSCKDCPTSGGGQFYQDLGKIGRGDLENATTLYLKYDIRFPTDFDYGRGGKLPGLYGGDPGNASGGNHGPGWSTRFMFRNGSKGEVYVYTPDGDGYGKDVGLGSWSFSPDGKTHTIQQSVNRSNGQITVWYDGKQVLSESAAPGISEIPFSGVFFSTFFGGHETSWGPKHEVHAYFSNFAVSATKI; encoded by the coding sequence ATGTCACAGCTGGTTTCTCGGCTGCGCAAGAGCCTGCTCGTCCTCGGCGCGACGGCAGGAGTCGCCGCAGGTCTCACGTTCACCCCCGGAGCCGCCATGACCGCACCGACCCCGTGGACGGGAACGTTCTCCGGTTTCCCCTCGTCGTCGTGGCAGCAGAGCTGGGGCATCGACGGCAGGGGGCAGTTCGGCTTCGACAACCTCAGCACCAGCGGCGGCACGCTGGACGTCAAGTACGGCAAGGGATCCTCGGCGCCGTCGTGCAAGGACTGCCCCACCAGCGGTGGCGGCCAGTTCTACCAGGACCTCGGCAAGATCGGCCGGGGCGATCTCGAGAACGCGACCACGCTCTACCTCAAGTACGACATCCGCTTCCCCACCGACTTCGACTACGGCAGGGGCGGCAAGCTCCCCGGCCTCTACGGCGGCGACCCCGGCAACGCCAGCGGCGGCAACCACGGCCCCGGCTGGTCGACGCGGTTCATGTTCCGCAACGGCAGCAAGGGCGAGGTGTACGTCTACACGCCCGACGGCGACGGGTACGGGAAGGACGTCGGCCTCGGCTCGTGGAGCTTCTCCCCCGACGGCAAGACGCACACCATCCAGCAGTCGGTGAACCGGTCGAACGGGCAGATCACCGTCTGGTACGACGGAAAGCAGGTCCTCTCGGAGAGCGCGGCGCCGGGGATCTCCGAGATCCCGTTCAGCGGTGTGTTCTTCTCCACCTTCTTCGGCGGCCATGAAACGAGCTGGGGCCCGAAGCACGAAGTGCACGCCTACTTCTCCAACTTCGCGGTGAGCGCCACGAAGATCTGA
- a CDS encoding FAD-binding oxidoreductase codes for MKNSLCTMVDHADRIRAEIDERASGGAPRSFPRTVAAINPDGFRVTVTDVVAETASAKTFRFERAGQVRLLPPFLAGQYVSLHIGGTTRPFAISSSPAQRAWYDITVRRVPGGRISNHLIDRVGAGDTLTMTGPSGTFHHNPLFHGSEVVFLAGGSGVAPAMSMLREIVDQRIDRRFHLVYGCRSDSDVIFREELDELAERSPNIEVDYVITDPGPDWRGPTGLLSAEVVESLTGPLRGRMVYVCGPQALYSYALDQLTGAGHPRNRIRFEANGAPADVTAQSRWPAGVDPSGEVTVSVGAHEFRTPRNRPLLDALEAEGIRPNASCRSGECGQCRIRVLGGEIYNADEARLRMSDEWFGYTHSCVGYPLTDTRLQL; via the coding sequence ATGAAGAACTCCCTATGCACGATGGTCGACCACGCGGACCGGATCCGCGCCGAGATCGACGAGCGCGCCTCGGGCGGGGCGCCCCGGTCGTTCCCGCGCACAGTGGCCGCGATCAATCCGGACGGTTTCCGGGTCACCGTGACCGATGTCGTGGCCGAAACCGCGTCCGCGAAGACGTTCCGGTTCGAGCGCGCCGGGCAGGTGCGGCTGCTGCCGCCCTTCCTCGCCGGGCAGTACGTTTCGCTGCACATCGGCGGGACCACCCGGCCGTTCGCGATCTCGTCCAGCCCCGCCCAGCGCGCCTGGTACGACATCACCGTCCGCCGGGTACCCGGCGGACGGATCAGCAACCACCTCATCGACCGCGTCGGGGCCGGCGACACCCTGACCATGACCGGACCCAGCGGAACGTTCCACCACAACCCGCTGTTCCACGGCTCCGAGGTCGTCTTCCTGGCGGGCGGGTCCGGTGTCGCGCCCGCGATGAGCATGCTCAGGGAGATCGTGGACCAGCGGATCGATCGCCGGTTCCACCTCGTCTACGGCTGCCGGTCGGATTCCGACGTGATCTTCCGCGAGGAGCTCGACGAACTCGCGGAAAGGTCACCGAACATCGAAGTCGACTACGTCATCACGGATCCCGGCCCGGACTGGCGCGGTCCGACAGGCCTCCTCTCCGCAGAGGTGGTGGAGTCGCTCACCGGACCGTTGCGCGGGCGGATGGTCTACGTCTGCGGCCCGCAGGCGCTCTATTCGTACGCGCTCGACCAGCTGACCGGCGCGGGGCATCCGCGGAACCGGATCCGCTTCGAGGCGAACGGCGCACCGGCCGACGTGACCGCCCAGTCCCGGTGGCCCGCGGGCGTCGACCCGTCGGGCGAGGTCACCGTCAGCGTCGGAGCGCACGAGTTCCGCACCCCGCGCAACCGGCCGCTGCTCGACGCGCTCGAGGCCGAAGGCATCCGGCCGAACGCGTCCTGCCGTTCGGGCGAATGCGGTCAGTGCCGCATCCGCGTACTCGGCGGCGAGATCTACAACGCCGACGAGGCGAGGCTGCGGATGTCCGACGAGTGGTTCGGCTACACGCACTCGTGCGTCGGCTATCCCCTGACCGACACGAGACTGCAGCTGTGA
- a CDS encoding alpha/beta fold hydrolase, protein MATARAHDGDEIYFEVHGDGPAVLLYNADPRPPDHPLRDRMTAFTEAVVAELADRYRVVLMSYPGAPKPDTFTPAAVNADMLAIADAAGAERFAWWGYSFGGVAGLQLALSSERVTALAMTGFPPLDGPYEEMLRYSELLASVETDALGAPIPESARAQLPQFATYYRALRGFDDRAAQQRLTIPRMCFVGGADRIVAGEDEITHLGDTVRAHEAELSALGWEVEVLPGLDHLGASEADVVVPRLSRFLDRHLPVR, encoded by the coding sequence ATGGCGACCGCACGCGCTCACGACGGCGACGAGATCTACTTCGAAGTGCACGGGGACGGGCCCGCCGTGCTGCTCTACAACGCCGATCCGCGCCCGCCGGACCATCCGCTGCGCGACCGGATGACCGCCTTCACCGAGGCGGTGGTGGCGGAGCTGGCCGACCGCTACCGGGTGGTGCTGATGAGCTATCCGGGTGCGCCGAAGCCGGACACCTTCACCCCGGCCGCGGTGAACGCCGACATGCTGGCCATCGCCGACGCCGCGGGCGCCGAGCGCTTCGCTTGGTGGGGCTACTCCTTCGGCGGAGTCGCCGGGTTGCAGCTCGCGCTGAGCAGCGAGCGGGTGACCGCGCTCGCGATGACCGGCTTCCCGCCGCTGGACGGCCCGTACGAGGAAATGCTGCGGTACAGCGAACTCCTCGCGTCCGTCGAGACGGATGCGCTGGGCGCGCCCATTCCGGAGTCCGCACGCGCCCAGCTTCCGCAGTTCGCCACCTACTACCGCGCCCTGCGTGGTTTCGACGACCGTGCGGCGCAGCAGCGGCTGACGATTCCGAGGATGTGCTTCGTCGGCGGTGCCGACCGGATCGTCGCGGGCGAGGACGAGATCACGCACCTCGGTGACACGGTCCGCGCGCACGAAGCGGAGTTGTCGGCGCTGGGCTGGGAAGTGGAGGTGCTCCCCGGCCTCGACCACCTCGGCGCGAGCGAAGCGGATGTCGTCGTGCCGCGGCTCAGCCGTTTTCTCGACCGGCATCTGCCCGTGCGCTGA
- a CDS encoding phytoene desaturase family protein has protein sequence MTDFDAVVIGAGNAGLTAAATLQRGGLRTLLVERHSVPGGCGTSFRRGRFEFEVALHQLSGVGVEGQERRTLRGLFGKLGVLGKVDFVQEDDLYRAVVPGCYDVTIPADWDRAAEALETAFPGNRENLRRFFRLVREVTFWRAAALRGIPAGKIDQVFFRNALRTLQDVLDEHFDDPRIKHALSAYWPYLGQPPSKLSFQDMAATLFGYLEFKPWHVKGGSQAMSSAIFESFAEAGGTALFTTSVDRILTGGGAVTGVRLSDGQEFSTREVVSNAALPVTYDLLDGKTPAAVRADLATRRVGVSGFVLHMGLAAAPAELGFTTSTSFISADLDNDRAYASMRTLEPARSICVSSYDVTPIGFAPPGSTHASLMTLQYASPWQTVPPSEYATTKFAYAETLLDRVEALLPDVRAAIEEVDVATPVTLERYLGHPGGAIYGYAQDRTEGWLFRDDENDPPVPGLHVAGAWSGLGGFQPTLEAGARVATRMLRENAA, from the coding sequence ATGACTGATTTCGACGCGGTGGTCATCGGTGCCGGAAACGCGGGGCTCACCGCCGCGGCAACCTTGCAACGCGGCGGGCTGCGCACCCTACTGGTCGAACGGCACAGCGTGCCGGGAGGCTGTGGCACGTCGTTCCGGCGCGGCCGGTTCGAATTCGAGGTCGCGCTCCACCAGCTTTCCGGTGTGGGCGTGGAAGGACAGGAAAGGCGCACGCTGCGCGGGTTGTTCGGCAAGCTGGGCGTGCTCGGCAAAGTGGACTTCGTCCAGGAGGACGACCTCTACCGCGCGGTGGTCCCCGGCTGCTACGACGTGACCATCCCCGCGGACTGGGACCGGGCGGCCGAAGCGCTCGAAACCGCGTTTCCCGGAAACCGCGAAAATCTGCGGCGGTTCTTCCGGCTGGTCCGCGAGGTCACGTTCTGGCGGGCCGCGGCACTGCGCGGGATACCGGCGGGCAAAATCGACCAGGTCTTCTTCCGGAACGCCCTGCGCACGCTCCAAGACGTTCTCGACGAACACTTCGACGATCCCCGCATCAAGCACGCGCTTTCCGCGTACTGGCCCTATCTCGGGCAACCACCGTCGAAGCTCAGCTTCCAGGACATGGCGGCCACCTTGTTCGGATATCTCGAATTCAAACCGTGGCACGTGAAGGGCGGATCGCAGGCCATGTCCTCGGCGATCTTCGAATCCTTCGCCGAGGCGGGCGGCACGGCCCTGTTCACCACCTCGGTCGACCGGATCCTCACCGGCGGAGGCGCGGTGACCGGGGTCCGGCTCTCGGACGGCCAGGAGTTCTCCACGCGCGAGGTCGTTTCGAACGCCGCGCTGCCGGTCACCTACGACCTGCTCGACGGGAAAACACCCGCCGCCGTCCGAGCCGATCTCGCGACGCGGCGAGTCGGGGTGTCCGGTTTCGTGCTGCACATGGGATTGGCCGCCGCGCCCGCGGAACTGGGGTTCACCACCAGCACCAGCTTCATCAGCGCCGATCTGGACAACGACCGCGCGTACGCGTCCATGCGCACGCTCGAACCCGCGCGCTCGATCTGCGTCAGCTCGTACGACGTCACGCCGATCGGGTTCGCCCCGCCGGGGTCGACGCACGCGAGCCTGATGACCCTGCAGTACGCCAGCCCGTGGCAGACGGTTCCGCCGTCGGAGTACGCCACGACGAAGTTCGCCTACGCGGAGACCTTGCTGGACCGGGTCGAGGCGCTCCTCCCCGACGTCCGCGCCGCGATCGAAGAGGTCGACGTCGCCACCCCGGTGACGCTCGAACGCTATCTCGGCCATCCGGGCGGGGCGATCTACGGCTACGCGCAGGACCGCACCGAGGGCTGGCTGTTCCGCGACGACGAGAACGACCCACCCGTCCCCGGCCTGCACGTCGCGGGTGCGTGGTCCGGCCTCGGCGGATTCCAGCCGACGCTCGAAGCCGGTGCCAGGGTGGCCACCCGCATGCTCCGCGAAAACGCCGCATGA
- a CDS encoding sensor histidine kinase yields MGASVRTVRADVLLALILLALTFATQVSLAETAPGPLDFLLLVLVAAPVAVRQFAPVATFLVTGCAAGTYLLVGNLAQADNWLGAVLGMFTVASLRPIRTTGLLYFVGVAIVLASGLAASERTSWAQAALACLTLLIALMLGVSVKRQGEYTEYLAEEAVRAVARERVRIAREIHDLIAHHMSVVALQAGLAGRVIDTDVPSTRTAISTIADSSRAALSELRRLLDILRVDDPSGGDSDDRREVGLAAVPELVEHTRRAGLPVDLRTEGTPRELPAGQDLCAYRIVQESLTNVLKHAERATATVELKYGAHTLFVIVTNDGRAHARAAAGSHGIRGMRERAALYDGVLTAGPLESGGFQVVLCMPISEDGL; encoded by the coding sequence ATGGGTGCGAGCGTGCGAACGGTGCGGGCGGACGTCCTGCTCGCGCTGATCCTGCTGGCGCTCACCTTCGCGACCCAGGTCAGCCTCGCCGAAACCGCGCCGGGACCGCTCGACTTCCTGCTTCTCGTGCTGGTCGCCGCGCCCGTCGCGGTACGGCAGTTCGCGCCGGTCGCGACTTTTCTCGTCACGGGATGCGCGGCGGGAACGTACCTGCTGGTGGGCAATCTGGCCCAGGCGGACAACTGGCTCGGCGCGGTGCTGGGGATGTTCACCGTGGCGAGCCTGCGGCCGATCAGGACGACGGGGCTGCTGTACTTCGTCGGTGTCGCCATCGTGCTGGCATCGGGGCTCGCCGCGTCGGAGAGGACGTCGTGGGCGCAAGCCGCACTCGCGTGCCTCACGCTCCTCATCGCGTTGATGCTCGGGGTGAGCGTGAAACGGCAGGGGGAGTACACCGAGTACCTCGCCGAGGAAGCCGTGCGAGCCGTTGCGAGGGAACGGGTCCGGATCGCCAGGGAGATCCACGACCTCATCGCGCACCACATGTCCGTCGTCGCGCTGCAGGCCGGGCTCGCCGGGCGGGTCATCGACACGGACGTGCCGTCGACGCGCACGGCGATCTCCACCATCGCCGACTCCAGCAGGGCCGCGTTGTCGGAACTCCGGCGCCTGCTGGACATCCTGCGGGTCGACGATCCGTCGGGAGGCGATTCCGACGACCGCCGCGAAGTGGGCCTCGCCGCGGTGCCCGAGTTGGTCGAGCACACCCGGCGTGCCGGTCTTCCGGTGGACCTGCGCACCGAGGGCACCCCGCGCGAACTCCCGGCGGGGCAGGACCTGTGCGCTTACCGGATCGTGCAGGAGTCCCTGACCAACGTCCTGAAGCACGCGGAACGCGCGACCGCCACGGTGGAGCTGAAGTACGGCGCGCACACGCTTTTCGTCATCGTCACCAACGACGGCAGGGCGCACGCGCGCGCCGCGGCGGGATCGCACGGTATCCGCGGAATGCGGGAACGCGCCGCGCTCTACGACGGCGTGCTCACCGCGGGACCGTTGGAATCCGGTGGTTTCCAGGTCGTCCTGTGCATGCCGATCAGCGAGGACGGGCTATGA